A single region of the Osmia bicornis bicornis unplaced genomic scaffold, iOsmBic2.1, whole genome shotgun sequence genome encodes:
- the LOC123988851 gene encoding uncharacterized protein LOC123988851 has translation MHSQQTVCIQAHVLTAVTTILPSFSMRTPDWPHIRKLRLADNDFLTPRPVNLIIGADFYGRIIKPNIIKGSPTTPIAQLSIFGWLVIGPVNESHSTTHYSHFAVTQDDQSNLQELLTKFWVQEESPMDIPSTLTPEEEECESHFCATHSRDHTGRYIVRIPLKAPASLLGNSHKIAQRCLQSTLRRLSKDSTYNQLYVEFMKDYEELGHMVKAPDHQRISSREAENVGPDGEMTLAHDASASGGLRVSSDGSTPQTSAHLQPYYLPHHGVLRLDSSTTKLRVVFNGSKATTSGKSVNDLMHTGANLLLNVTDVLIWLRHYRHIFATDITKMYRQVAVHKDDWDLQRILWIDDDRNVIPYQLTTVTYGTKAAPFLATRALMQLVHDEGHRFPLATPSLTHGRYVDDIFGGADSILELVEVAQQLIALCNAGGFPLAKWHATHPDLLRAVSSSTQSSAPISFDDCTTKLLGIQWMPQTDNFGFSSTITDQPSKCSKRLVLSEVARIFDPLGFVSPVIVRAKMLLQELWLHKINWDDPLPSQIVSRWFIIREDLNSLAKLSIPRWFNTWSNSIVEIHGFSDASQLAMAAVIYITVSSPSNNSTTSLVCSKTKVAPLKRLTIPRLELSAALLLAKLTKYVQSTLKVKINATHLWTDSQVSLTWIKSQASRWKDYVRNRVIQIQELTPNAHWRHVPGTSNPADCASRGISTDQLQRFELWWKGPPWMARNQDHWPEQKELSTLNSELEVCLTA, from the exons ATGCATTCACAACAGACTGTCTGCATCCAGGCTCACGTGCTCACAGCCGTAACGACAATCCTGCCATCGTTCTCAATGAGAACTCCGGACTGGCCTCACATTAGAAAATTGAGGTTGGCGGACAATGATTTCTTGACACCACGACCAGTCAATTTAATCATTGGAGCGGATTTCTACGGAAGGATCATCAAGCCAAATATCATCAAGGGCTCACCAACAACACCAATTGCTCAACTTTCCATTTTTGGATGGCTCGTCATTGGCCCAGTCAACGAATCACATTCAACCACTCATTATTCACATTTTGCAGTTACTCAAGACGACCAGAGCAATCTGCAAGAGCTGCTCACCAAATTCTGGGTTCAAGAGGAATCACCAATGGATATCCCAAGCACGCTCACtccggaggaagaagaatgcgaaTCACATTTCTGTGCGACTCACTCTCGTGATCACACAGGAAGGTACATCGTTCGCATTCCACTCAAGGCACCAGCATCGCTCTTAGGCAATTCACACAAGATTGCTCAAAGATGTCTACAAAGCACTTTGCGACGACTCTCCAAGGATTCAACATACAACCAGCTCTACGTCGAGTTCATGAAAGATTACGAAGAATTAGGACACATGGTAAAGGCTCCAGATCATCAACGAATTTCATCACGAGAGGCTGAGAACGTTGGGCCTGATGGGGAGATGACCTTGGCACATGATGCTTCGGCATCAGGAGGGTTGAGGGTCTCTTCTGACGGTTCAACACCTCAGACCTCTGCTCATCTTCAACCATATTATTTGCCTCACCATGGAGTTCTACGTCTCGACAGTTCAACAACGAAGCTCAGGGTTGTATTCAACGGATCAAAAGCTACGACATCAGGCAAATCAGTCAACGATTTAATGCATACTGGTGCTAATTTGCTCTTGAATGTTACAGATGTTCTAATTTGGCTTCGCCATTATCGCCACATTTTTGCCACAGACATCACAAAAATGTATCGCCAGGTAGCAGTTCACAAGGATGATTGGGATCTCCAGCGAATCCTTTGGATCGATGACGACCGCAATGTCATCCCCTACCAGCTCACAACTGTCACGTACGGTACAAAGGCGGCTCCCTTCCTGGCGACACGAGCACTCATGCAACTTGTTCACGATGAGGGTCATCGATTCCCTCTGGCAACGCCTTCGCTCACACATGGCAGATATGTGGACGATATTTTTGGAGGAGCAGACTCAATTTTGGAACTTGTGGAGGTCGCTCAACAGCTGATTGCATTGTGCAACGCGGGCggatttccactcgcaaaatggcatgCGACTCACCCAGATCTTCTACGGGCTGTTTCGTCATCCACACAATCGTCAGCTCCCATATCATTTGACGACTGCACTACCAAATTACTCGGAATTCAATGGATGCCTCAAACCGACAATTTTGGCTTTTCATCCACGATCACAGATCAACCAAGTAAGTGCTCAAAACGCCTCGTATTGTCCGAAGTGGCTCGGATATTTGATCCATTAGGTTTCGTCTCACCGGTAATAGTACGAGCAAAGATGCTATTACAAGAACTCTGGCTACACAAAATCAATTGGGACGATCCATTACCGTCTCAAATTGTATCACGATGGTTCATCATCAGAGAAGATCTCaacagcttggccaagctATCGATCCCAagatggttcaacacgtggAGCAATTCAATTGTAGAAATTCATGGATTCTCTGATGCTTCTCAACTTGCCATGGCAGCGGTGATTTACATCACCGTTAGCTCTCCGTCCAACAACTCAACGACGTCACTTGTCTGTTCCAAGACAAAAGTTGCACCGCTGAAGAGGCTCACAATACCAAGATTGGAGTTGTCTGCAGCACTCCTATTGGCAaaactcacaaaatatgttcaaTCAACGCTCAAGGTAAAGATCAATGCAACGCACCTGTGGACGGATTCTCAAGTTTCGCTCACATGGATCAAATCGCAAGCATCACGTTGGAAGGATTACGTTCGGAACAGAGTCATTCAGATCCAAGAACTCACTCCAAATGCGCATTGGAGGCATGTTCCAGGTACTTCTAATCCAGCCGACTGTGCTTCCCGAGGCATTTCTACAGATCAACTTCAACGATTCGAGCTTTGGTGGAAAGGTCCTCCCTGGATGGCTCGAAATCAAGATCATTGGCCAGAGCAAAAGGAACTCTCAACTTTAAACAGCGAACTCGAA GTTTGCCTCACGGCTTAA